One part of the Segnochrobactrum spirostomi genome encodes these proteins:
- a CDS encoding BrnA antitoxin family protein — protein sequence MATKPTSRRPADPFAAAEAVFKKAAPPPPPKAEIPALKEQVTLRIDADVLEFFREDGPGWQDRINAVLRQAAGKD from the coding sequence ATGGCCACGAAGCCGACCAGCCGCCGTCCCGCCGATCCTTTCGCCGCCGCGGAAGCTGTGTTCAAGAAGGCCGCGCCCCCGCCGCCGCCTAAGGCCGAAATCCCGGCCTTGAAGGAACAGGTCACGCTGCGGATCGACGCGGACGTCCTCGAGTTCTTCCGTGAGGACGGACCGGGCTGGCAGGACCGCATCAATGCCGTGCTGCGTCAGGCGGCGGGGAAGGACTAA
- a CDS encoding PepSY-associated TM helix domain-containing protein codes for MSTTTPGAAAADRLSLYRAIWRWHFFAGLLSIPFLVILAVTGSLYLFKSEINHTVFAYRTVVADPGTPPESASTLVANAEAAVPGATATSYASPATATDSVVVTVKGETGKTLVYLNPYDGAVLAVLDASAEPMQVIKKIHSLEYFGTFTNRLIEAAAGFCLMLVVTGIYLWWPRGQSGGVVSVRGTPRQRRWWRDVHAVTGAFAGIVMFFLAITGMPWSGVWGAKVGEYADSHGLGYPAQLWNEVPTSTIPTSAVTPGAGWAVENAPVPLSTPAAEAAPIGIDKALQAAKTAGMAPGFDLALPSDETGVYTASRYFGDLSRERTIHIDQYSGKPIVDIAFKDYGPVGRAIEFGINVHQGMEWGRLNQLAMLATCLALIASSVTAIVMWWKRRPEGKVGVPPYPADPKVYRFLWIVAIVFGLAFPISGLAVLAMLAVDFLVIRTVPPLRRAFS; via the coding sequence ATGTCGACCACGACACCGGGCGCCGCTGCCGCGGACCGCCTCTCGCTCTATCGCGCCATCTGGCGCTGGCACTTCTTCGCAGGCCTTCTGAGCATCCCCTTCCTCGTCATCCTCGCGGTGACCGGCTCGCTCTACCTGTTCAAGAGCGAGATCAACCACACCGTCTTCGCCTACCGGACGGTCGTCGCCGATCCGGGCACGCCGCCCGAGAGCGCGAGCACCCTCGTCGCGAATGCCGAAGCGGCCGTCCCCGGGGCTACGGCCACCTCCTATGCCTCGCCCGCCACCGCCACCGACTCCGTCGTCGTCACGGTGAAGGGCGAGACGGGCAAGACGCTCGTCTACCTCAACCCCTATGACGGCGCGGTGCTCGCCGTGCTCGACGCCTCGGCAGAGCCGATGCAGGTCATCAAGAAGATTCACAGCCTCGAATATTTCGGCACCTTCACCAACCGCCTGATCGAGGCGGCGGCGGGCTTCTGCCTGATGCTCGTGGTGACGGGGATCTATCTGTGGTGGCCGCGCGGGCAGTCGGGCGGCGTGGTGAGCGTACGCGGCACCCCGCGCCAGCGCCGCTGGTGGCGCGACGTCCACGCCGTGACCGGCGCGTTTGCGGGAATCGTGATGTTCTTCCTCGCGATCACCGGGATGCCGTGGTCGGGCGTCTGGGGTGCCAAGGTCGGCGAATATGCCGACAGCCACGGCCTCGGCTATCCGGCGCAGCTCTGGAACGAGGTGCCGACGTCGACGATCCCGACGAGCGCGGTCACCCCCGGCGCGGGTTGGGCGGTCGAGAATGCGCCCGTCCCGCTCTCCACCCCCGCGGCCGAGGCCGCGCCGATCGGCATCGACAAGGCTCTGCAGGCGGCTAAGACCGCAGGCATGGCACCGGGGTTCGATCTCGCGCTGCCGTCCGACGAGACCGGCGTCTACACGGCGTCGCGCTATTTCGGCGACCTCAGCCGCGAGCGTACGATCCACATCGACCAATATAGCGGCAAGCCGATCGTCGATATCGCGTTCAAGGATTACGGCCCGGTGGGGCGGGCGATCGAGTTCGGCATCAATGTCCACCAGGGCATGGAATGGGGCCGGCTGAACCAGCTCGCGATGCTCGCGACCTGCCTCGCCCTGATCGCCTCCAGCGTGACGGCGATCGTGATGTGGTGGAAGCGGCGGCCGGAAGGCAAGGTCGGCGTGCCGCCCTACCCCGCCGATCCGAAGGTCTATCGCTTCCTCTGGATCGTCGCGATCGTGTTCGGGCTCGCCTTTCCGATCTCCGGGCTTGCGGTGCTCGCCATGCTCGCGGTCGATTTCCTGGTGATCCGCACGGTGCCGCCGCTGCGCCGCGCGTTCTCCTGA
- a CDS encoding DUF2177 family protein: protein MRQAIMIYATGLVSFVALDAVWLGLMVPRLYKPALGDLVAQPFQPLPAVAFYLIYGVGLAVFAITPALSAGKLTTAFFFGALFGLVAYATYDLTNQATLRGWPAIITVVDLAWGTFGSALAASIAYLVLSRWYAA, encoded by the coding sequence ATGCGCCAGGCGATCATGATCTATGCAACCGGGCTCGTGAGCTTCGTCGCTCTCGACGCGGTGTGGCTCGGGCTGATGGTGCCCCGGCTCTACAAGCCCGCGTTGGGCGACCTCGTGGCGCAGCCGTTCCAGCCGCTCCCGGCCGTCGCCTTCTACCTGATCTATGGTGTCGGGCTCGCCGTGTTCGCGATCACGCCGGCGCTCTCGGCCGGCAAGCTGACGACGGCGTTCTTCTTCGGCGCGCTGTTCGGTCTCGTCGCCTACGCGACCTACGATCTCACCAATCAGGCGACGCTGCGCGGCTGGCCCGCCATCATCACCGTCGTTGACCTCGCCTGGGGCACCTTCGGGAGCGCCTTGGCGGCGTCGATCGCCTATCTCGTCTTGTCGCGATGGTACGCCGCCTGA
- a CDS encoding DUF1295 domain-containing protein, protein MIAGGVLALVLIAAIMAGAAILAERTRRSGFIDGLWSLATGLSALVLIASSAGVTARALVVGLLVAVWSIRLGGHLLTRTLASAADDPRYARLRREWGAAAPRRLFVFLQLQAVAGWLLAVSAAAAALRPGDLSWQDGLGVAIAVIAFGGESLADRTLRHFRARRAGAVCDVGLWAWSRHPNYFFEWLFWVGIAVVGLGFEALGLRDLVVIIAPAEMYWLLVKVSGIPLLERHMVESRGAAFQDYQARVSPFFPWPPKRSQAAYHRDKTR, encoded by the coding sequence GTGATCGCGGGCGGCGTCCTCGCGCTCGTCCTCATCGCCGCCATCATGGCCGGCGCCGCCATCCTCGCCGAGCGCACGCGGCGCTCGGGCTTCATCGACGGGCTGTGGTCGCTCGCGACGGGCCTGTCGGCGCTGGTGCTGATCGCTTCGTCGGCCGGCGTCACGGCGCGGGCTCTCGTGGTCGGGCTCCTGGTCGCGGTGTGGTCGATCCGCCTCGGTGGGCATCTCCTGACCCGAACGCTCGCGAGCGCGGCCGACGATCCGCGCTATGCACGTCTGCGCCGGGAGTGGGGCGCGGCCGCGCCACGCCGGCTCTTCGTCTTTCTCCAGCTTCAGGCCGTCGCCGGCTGGCTTCTCGCGGTCTCCGCCGCTGCTGCCGCCCTGCGCCCTGGCGATCTGTCATGGCAGGATGGGCTGGGGGTCGCGATCGCCGTGATCGCCTTCGGCGGCGAAAGTCTCGCCGACCGCACGCTCCGGCATTTCCGCGCACGCCGGGCGGGCGCCGTGTGCGACGTCGGCCTCTGGGCCTGGTCGCGGCACCCGAACTATTTTTTCGAATGGCTGTTCTGGGTTGGGATCGCGGTTGTAGGCCTCGGCTTCGAAGCCCTTGGCCTGCGCGATCTCGTCGTGATCATCGCGCCTGCGGAGATGTATTGGCTACTGGTCAAGGTCTCGGGCATCCCGCTGCTCGAACGCCACATGGTGGAGAGCCGCGGCGCCGCCTTCCAGGATTATCAGGCGCGCGTCTCGCCCTTCTTCCCGTGGCCGCCGAAACGATCTCAGGCGGCGTACCATCGCGACAAGACGAGATAG
- a CDS encoding ChrR family anti-sigma-E factor: protein MTTSHPSPELLMRLAAGTLRPAAALVVETHLAMCPRCRSDRLAMEALGGVLLESMSPSEVDARLFERTLERLGEARPSNGPRRRAPGLGPNLGIPLPPPLAGRATTGWRWMGPGTAFSRIAVPDDPTAKLILLRIAPGRRMPTHGHSGEELTLVLKGAFEDEHGRYEAGDLAEEDGDSEHTPVVTGSEDCICLASIEGTLRPHSMIARLVQPFIGL, encoded by the coding sequence ATGACGACGTCTCACCCCAGCCCCGAGCTTCTGATGCGCCTCGCCGCAGGAACACTGCGTCCGGCCGCTGCTCTCGTGGTCGAAACCCATCTCGCGATGTGCCCGCGGTGCCGATCCGATCGGCTCGCCATGGAGGCATTGGGCGGCGTGCTGCTCGAATCCATGAGCCCGTCCGAGGTCGATGCGCGGCTGTTCGAGCGCACCCTCGAGCGGCTCGGCGAGGCGCGGCCTTCGAACGGCCCGCGCCGGCGCGCGCCGGGCCTCGGCCCGAACCTCGGCATCCCGCTGCCGCCGCCGCTCGCCGGCCGCGCCACGACCGGCTGGCGCTGGATGGGGCCCGGCACGGCCTTCTCGCGCATCGCGGTGCCGGACGATCCCACGGCCAAGCTGATCCTCCTCAGGATCGCGCCGGGCCGGCGGATGCCGACCCACGGTCACTCGGGGGAGGAACTGACGCTCGTCCTCAAAGGGGCGTTCGAGGACGAGCACGGCCGCTACGAGGCGGGCGACCTCGCCGAGGAAGACGGCGACAGCGAACACACGCCGGTGGTCACCGGCTCCGAGGACTGCATCTGTCTCGCCTCGATCGAGGGGACGCTGCGCCCCCATTCCATGATCGCCCGTCTGGTGCAGCCGTTCATCGGGCTTTGA
- a CDS encoding sigma-70 family RNA polymerase sigma factor, whose protein sequence is MRPAEASARTLDGAEAAALVAAIAAEKDRQAFARLFAFYGPRLKAFLARQGFSDSDCDDLIQDTMLTVWRKADGFDATRGAVSTWVFTISRNLGIDRRRRLNRRAAEDELYPVEDVDPSPSAEGVMLSRETEIRVRSALGKLPPEQAEVIALSFFSQSPQTDISKALGIPLGTVKSRVRLAMNRLRQLLEESR, encoded by the coding sequence GTGAGACCGGCCGAAGCGTCTGCGCGCACCCTCGACGGGGCGGAGGCCGCCGCCTTGGTGGCGGCCATCGCGGCCGAGAAGGATCGGCAGGCCTTCGCCCGCCTGTTCGCCTTCTACGGTCCGCGGCTCAAGGCGTTTCTTGCGCGGCAGGGTTTCTCCGACAGCGATTGCGACGACCTGATCCAGGACACCATGCTCACGGTCTGGCGCAAGGCGGACGGGTTCGACGCGACGCGCGGTGCGGTCTCGACCTGGGTCTTTACGATCTCGCGCAATCTCGGCATCGACCGCCGCCGCCGTCTGAACCGCCGTGCGGCCGAGGACGAACTTTATCCGGTGGAGGATGTCGATCCGTCGCCCTCCGCCGAGGGCGTGATGCTGTCCCGGGAGACCGAAATCCGCGTCCGCTCAGCGTTGGGCAAGCTGCCGCCCGAACAGGCGGAGGTGATCGCTCTCTCCTTTTTCTCCCAATCCCCGCAGACCGATATCTCGAAGGCGCTCGGAATTCCCCTCGGAACGGTGAAGTCCCGCGTGCGCCTCGCGATGAACCGCCTGCGCCAGTTGCTCGAAGAGTCCCGATGA
- a CDS encoding DUF1365 domain-containing protein, whose protein sequence is MSAPARNALPALYVGSVQHRRFRPRPHRLKYRLFMLHLDVDDLAGTARASRLLSVNRWNLISFHEADHGPKGEGSLGDRVRRLARERGLDWDGSRVSIVAMPRVFGYVFNPLSLYLCRNADGRLAALIYEVRNTFGGMHHYAFDVDRPEAGTLRHQCAKDFFVSPFLPMEMNYRFHLKPPAEHFSLAIEDNDGEGRMLVATMTLARRALSTRALAGVLVGLPLMTFKVIVGIHWEALRLWWKRTPFYSPSEAIASALPPSERSSG, encoded by the coding sequence ATGAGTGCGCCCGCCCGCAACGCCCTGCCCGCGCTCTATGTCGGGTCGGTGCAGCATCGCCGCTTCAGGCCGCGGCCGCACCGCCTCAAATATCGCCTGTTCATGCTCCACCTCGACGTGGACGATCTCGCCGGCACCGCCCGCGCCAGCCGTCTCCTCTCGGTCAACCGCTGGAACCTGATCTCCTTTCACGAGGCGGACCACGGCCCCAAGGGCGAGGGTTCGCTTGGCGACCGGGTGCGCCGCCTCGCCCGTGAGCGCGGCCTCGACTGGGACGGGTCGCGCGTCTCGATCGTCGCCATGCCGCGCGTGTTCGGCTACGTGTTCAACCCGCTCAGCCTCTATCTTTGCCGGAACGCAGACGGACGGCTCGCGGCCTTGATCTACGAGGTGCGCAACACGTTCGGCGGGATGCATCATTATGCGTTCGACGTCGACCGCCCTGAGGCCGGCACGCTCCGGCACCAGTGCGCCAAGGACTTCTTCGTCTCGCCGTTCCTGCCGATGGAGATGAATTACCGCTTTCATCTGAAGCCGCCGGCCGAACACTTCTCGCTCGCGATCGAGGACAACGACGGCGAGGGCCGCATGCTCGTCGCGACCATGACCCTCGCCCGCCGCGCGCTGTCGACCCGCGCCCTCGCCGGCGTCCTGGTGGGCCTGCCCCTGATGACGTTCAAGGTCATCGTCGGCATCCATTGGGAGGCTCTGCGACTCTGGTGGAAGCGAACGCCGTTCTATTCTCCGTCCGAGGCGATCGCCTCGGCCCTCCCCCCTTCGGAAAGGTCTTCGGGATGA
- a CDS encoding SAM-dependent methyltransferase, whose amino-acid sequence MMSPSSSAILPSLVGRALPLRLRVMIGERVLAGIARGRLTILLPDGTRLQNAIREPGREAELRIVHWRALARLVLDGDVGFARGYVEGDWDSPDLVALLGLCADNSDGLAQLIRGSGPAVAARRVFKALRRNTKTGSRRNIMAHYDLGNPFFASWLDADMIYSSALYEAADDTLEIAQRRKLDRITELLKLDGAPSVLEIGCGWGALAAHLGRAGAGSVHGITISPAQLASAEERVSGQGLADWVKLELRDYRDVAERYDRVVSIEMFEAVGEAYWPTYFDAVRKALKPGGRAVIQVITIAEDRFDDYRSHPDMIQTMVFPGGMLPSERAMEAAANRAGLALSETHRFGPSYARTLDAWNQRFQAAWPALQALGYSDAFRRLWTYYLAYCQAGFEAGRIDVGLYVFEPSPL is encoded by the coding sequence ATGATGTCGCCTTCGAGCTCGGCGATCCTGCCCTCCCTGGTCGGCCGCGCTCTGCCGCTGCGTCTGCGCGTGATGATCGGGGAACGGGTGCTTGCCGGCATCGCCCGGGGGCGCCTGACCATCCTGCTGCCCGACGGCACACGCCTGCAGAACGCGATCCGCGAACCGGGTCGCGAGGCGGAACTCAGGATCGTGCATTGGCGCGCCCTCGCCCGCCTCGTGCTCGACGGCGATGTCGGCTTCGCGCGCGGCTATGTCGAGGGGGATTGGGACAGCCCCGACCTCGTCGCGCTCCTCGGCCTGTGCGCCGACAATTCGGACGGCCTCGCCCAATTGATCCGCGGTTCGGGTCCGGCCGTCGCGGCACGCCGGGTCTTCAAGGCGCTGCGCCGGAACACCAAGACCGGCAGCCGCCGCAACATCATGGCGCATTACGATCTGGGCAACCCCTTCTTCGCGTCCTGGCTCGATGCCGACATGATCTATTCGTCCGCCCTCTACGAGGCGGCGGATGACACGCTGGAGATCGCCCAACGCCGCAAGCTCGATCGGATCACCGAGCTCCTGAAGCTCGACGGCGCGCCGTCGGTGCTCGAGATCGGCTGCGGCTGGGGGGCGCTCGCCGCCCACCTCGGCCGCGCGGGCGCGGGATCGGTTCACGGCATCACCATCTCGCCGGCGCAGCTCGCTTCGGCCGAGGAGCGCGTGAGCGGACAAGGGCTCGCCGACTGGGTGAAGCTCGAGCTCCGCGATTACCGCGACGTCGCCGAGCGCTACGACCGCGTCGTCTCGATCGAGATGTTCGAGGCGGTCGGCGAGGCCTATTGGCCGACCTATTTCGACGCCGTGCGGAAGGCGCTGAAGCCCGGCGGCCGGGCAGTCATCCAGGTCATCACCATCGCCGAGGATCGCTTCGACGATTACCGCTCCCATCCCGACATGATCCAGACGATGGTCTTCCCCGGCGGCATGCTGCCGAGCGAGCGGGCCATGGAAGCGGCCGCGAACCGCGCCGGCCTCGCCTTGAGCGAGACGCACCGGTTCGGCCCCTCCTATGCCCGCACCCTGGACGCGTGGAACCAGCGCTTCCAAGCGGCCTGGCCCGCGCTTCAGGCGCTCGGATATTCCGACGCGTTCCGCCGCCTATGGACCTATTATCTCGCGTATTGCCAAGCCGGCTTCGAAGCCGGCCGCATCGACGTGGGCCTCTACGTGTTCGAGCCGTCGCCGCTGTGA
- a CDS encoding circadian clock KaiB family protein, translated as MSEPDQPLKLTLYVAGQTPKSLAAIRNLERICAEHMPGKYQVEVVDLRQRPQLAREHNIVAIPTLVRALPVPVQKIIGDLSDQEKVLVHLKVEG; from the coding sequence ATGAGTGAGCCGGATCAACCTCTCAAGCTGACGCTCTACGTCGCCGGCCAAACCCCGAAGTCGCTCGCAGCCATCCGCAATCTCGAGCGCATCTGCGCCGAGCATATGCCGGGCAAATATCAGGTCGAGGTGGTGGATCTGCGCCAGCGGCCCCAACTCGCCCGCGAGCACAACATCGTGGCGATCCCGACCTTGGTGCGCGCGCTGCCGGTCCCCGTGCAGAAGATCATCGGCGACCTGTCGGATCAGGAAAAGGTCCTCGTCCACCTCAAAGTCGAGGGCTGA
- a CDS encoding sensor histidine kinase, whose translation MIEGTPPHALERETDLHRRLAEAEETLRAIREGEVDALVMRGSQADEVFALGGQDSYRAFMQAMDIGAAALDADGKLIYANAALSSLLGRGATDLHGDGFFDALGATPARIVRELSGEAEHDRRSRQIVLPCAGGISHVEVSVSPLPLGFGRGRAVTFTNVTERIEAAAAHESERIGRAIMASSNEAVVVCNGDGIITHANAGVRHFGESRVVGRRFDEAFPLNFSLSAGLMTAGDLVGVALAGTAVRGVEATLSQESRTRDLLLSAGPLRQSGDTIGGCIVTLADITERKASEKRQALLMGELTHRVKNTLTLVMSIANRTLASIRDMSEFRTAFGRRLEALAATHTLLAEGAWAGLTLEDLVNAELAPYAALGSPRFALRGLNVRIASDTAVALGLIFHELVTNAVKYGALSNDTGRISIAAAPDGDSLELVWREEGGPPVTAPEKAGFGQTVISRGLGQSGAKATKVEFHPEGLVCRMFLAREQLDPA comes from the coding sequence ATGATCGAAGGCACGCCGCCTCACGCGCTCGAGCGCGAGACCGACCTCCATCGCCGCCTCGCCGAAGCCGAGGAGACGTTGCGTGCCATCCGTGAGGGCGAGGTCGATGCCCTCGTCATGCGCGGCTCCCAAGCGGACGAGGTCTTCGCTCTCGGCGGCCAGGACAGCTATCGCGCCTTCATGCAGGCGATGGACATCGGCGCCGCCGCGCTCGACGCGGACGGCAAGCTGATCTACGCCAACGCCGCGCTCTCCTCTCTGCTCGGCCGCGGCGCGACGGATCTGCATGGTGACGGCTTCTTCGACGCGCTGGGCGCGACCCCGGCCCGCATCGTCCGCGAGCTCAGCGGCGAGGCCGAACACGACCGGCGGAGCCGGCAGATCGTGTTGCCGTGTGCCGGCGGCATCTCCCATGTCGAAGTGAGCGTGTCGCCGCTGCCGCTCGGCTTCGGCCGCGGCCGGGCGGTGACCTTCACCAACGTGACGGAGCGGATCGAGGCCGCCGCCGCCCACGAAAGCGAGCGCATCGGCCGCGCGATCATGGCCTCCTCCAACGAGGCGGTCGTCGTCTGTAACGGCGACGGGATCATCACCCACGCCAATGCCGGCGTGCGCCATTTCGGCGAAAGCCGCGTCGTCGGCCGGCGCTTCGACGAGGCCTTTCCGCTGAATTTCAGCCTGAGCGCGGGCCTGATGACCGCCGGCGACCTCGTCGGCGTCGCCCTCGCGGGCACCGCGGTGCGCGGCGTCGAGGCGACGCTGAGCCAGGAGAGCCGCACACGAGACCTTCTGTTGAGCGCCGGGCCGCTGCGGCAATCGGGCGACACGATCGGCGGCTGCATCGTGACGCTCGCCGACATCACCGAGCGCAAGGCGAGCGAAAAGCGCCAGGCCCTTCTGATGGGCGAACTGACCCACCGGGTGAAGAACACCCTGACCCTCGTGATGTCGATCGCCAACCGCACCCTCGCCTCGATCCGGGACATGTCCGAGTTCCGCACCGCGTTCGGCCGACGGCTGGAGGCGCTGGCGGCGACCCATACCCTGCTCGCCGAAGGGGCCTGGGCGGGCCTCACCCTCGAAGATCTCGTCAACGCCGAACTCGCACCCTATGCGGCGCTCGGCAGCCCGCGCTTCGCGCTCCGCGGCCTCAACGTCCGCATCGCCTCCGACACCGCGGTGGCGCTCGGACTGATCTTCCACGAGCTCGTCACCAACGCGGTGAAATATGGCGCGCTCTCGAACGATACCGGCCGCATTTCGATCGCCGCCGCGCCGGACGGCGACTCCCTCGAACTCGTCTGGCGCGAAGAGGGCGGCCCACCGGTGACGGCGCCCGAGAAGGCCGGATTCGGCCAGACCGTGATCTCCCGCGGCCTCGGCCAGAGCGGCGCCAAGGCGACCAAGGTCGAGTTCCACCCCGAAGGGCTCGTCTGCCGCATGTTTCTTGCCCGCGAGCAACTCGATCCGGCCTGA